A single Candoia aspera isolate rCanAsp1 chromosome 5, rCanAsp1.hap2, whole genome shotgun sequence DNA region contains:
- the CLNS1A gene encoding methylosome subunit pICln, which translates to MSFLKRIPEPSEGIRLRQPDTEAVLGGRGLGTGSLFIAESRLSWIANSGLGFSLDYPIISLHAISRDLNAYPWEHLYVMVNAKFEEEGSKETPVAEEEEEESDDEFEPISEFRFVPSDKSALEAMFSAMCECQALHPDPEDEDSDNNYDGEEYDVEAHEIGQGDIPSFYTYEEGLSHLTAEGQATLERLEGMLAQSISSQYHMAGVRTEDSLRDFEDGMEVDAAPAVTGQFEDADVDH; encoded by the exons ATGAGCTTCTTGAAGCGCATCCCGGAGCCGAGTGAGGGGATCCGGCTGCGGCAGCCCGATACGGAGGCCGTGCTCGGGGGACGGGGCCTGGGCACCGGCAGCCTGTTCATCGCCGAGAG TCGGCTGTCATGGATAGCGAATTCAGGCCTTGGGTTCTCATTGGACTATCCCATCATAAGCTTACATGCCATCTCCAGGGACTTGAATGCCTACCCGTGGGAACATTTGTACGTCATGGTCAATGCAAAGTTTGAAG AAGAAGGATCCAAAGAAACCCCTGTAgcggaggaagaagaggaggagagtgACGATGAGTTTGAGCCCATCTCAGAATTCCGATTTGTACCCAGTGACAAATCAGCGT TGGAAGCCATGTTTTCTGCCATGTGTGAATGCCAAGCCCTGCATCCCGACCCAGAAGATGAAGACTCAGACAACAATTACGATGGTGAGGAATACGACGTGGAGGCTCACG AAATCGGTCAAGGTGATATCCCGTCCTTTTACACGTATGAAGAAGGCTTGTCGCATTTAACGGCTGAGGGTCAGGCTACCTTGGAGAGATTGGAGGGCATGCTGGCCCAGTCCATCAGCTCTCAGTACCACATGGCTGGGGTACGAACGGAGGATTCTCTCCGGGATTTTGAAG ATGGAATGGAAGTGGATGCGGCACCAGCAGTCACGGGACAGTTCGAAGATGCGGATGTTGATCATTAA